From the Burkholderia cenocepacia genome, the window GCGACACACGTCGCCAGTATCCGTGCGCGAATTGATGACAGCATGATGACTTCGGTCTCCGTTACCGCGTGATTGAACTGGATCGGTGAACAGGCTGATCCTGATCCATTTAACGGCACCGGGAGCGGGAAGTTGAGCGATGCCGGAAGGACGGCGACCGGCACGGGCACGTAGAGGGCGACACGGCGCGCTATCGCGAGGAGCGCAGGGGCCTGGGGCGTCGTGCGGAAAACGGCACCGTTCGCCCGTTCATCGTGGCAAATACGGATCGCTGCCGGATTTTTTTGACGACAGGCAACACGCAAACGATTGCCCCCGGGGAGCGATCCTAAATTGTTCATTCACCGTTCCGATAATGAGGAAAGCTATTTGATATCAACCACTGGACTTTTCCCATGAATGATCGACGGTTAACGGTTCGTACGAAGCTGCTGATGGCTTTCGGACTGCTTACGTGCATGGTCGTGCTCGTCTCCCTCCTCGGCATCGTCTCGCTCGGCAACGCGAACGCGGCATTCGACGACTATGTCAACGGCACCAACGCCCGTGCGACCCTGGCGGACAAGATTCGCTTCGCGGTCGACCGGCGCGCGATCGCCGCCCGCAACCAGGTGCTCGCGGCCAGCCCGCGCGACGCGGACCTCGAGAAGGAGGCCGCACTGCAGGCCGACCGCGAAGTCGGCGCGCTGATGGGCGAACTGACGAATGCGGTCCGCGAGGGAAGCGGCGCGTCCGACAAGTCTCGCGAACTGGTTCGGCAAATCGGGGCGGTCGAGGCGCAGTACGGCCCGGTGGCGCGCGCCATCGTCGACGCAGCGGCGAACAACCGGCGCGACCAGGCGATCACGATGATCAACGAACAGTGCCGACCGCTGCTGGCCCAGCTCGTCGCGGCCACCGACGCGTATGCGACGTACACGCGCTTGCGGGCCGGCCAACTGGTGAAGGAATCGGACGATCGCTATACCTCGCGACGGCTGATGCTGATCGCGATCTGCATCGCCGCCGCGGCGGCGGCCGCGATCTCGGGCCTCTTCATCACCCGCGGCCTGCTGCGCGCGCTGGGCACGGAGCCCGCCGCGCTCAGCGAGATCGCCGGCCATATCGCCGCCGGCAACCTCGCCGCCGAATCCACGACCGGCGCCGCGCCGGCCGGCAGCGTGCTGGCTTCCATGCGGGACATGCAGGCGAACCTGATTCGCCTGATCTCGGAAGTCCGTACCGCATCGGGCAACGTCGCGACCGGGGCCGGCGAAATCGCGTCCGGCAACCAGGAT encodes:
- a CDS encoding methyl-accepting chemotaxis protein, with the translated sequence MNDRRLTVRTKLLMAFGLLTCMVVLVSLLGIVSLGNANAAFDDYVNGTNARATLADKIRFAVDRRAIAARNQVLAASPRDADLEKEAALQADREVGALMGELTNAVREGSGASDKSRELVRQIGAVEAQYGPVARAIVDAAANNRRDQAITMINEQCRPLLAQLVAATDAYATYTRLRAGQLVKESDDRYTSRRLMLIAICIAAAAAAAISGLFITRGLLRALGTEPAALSEIAGHIAAGNLAAESTTGAAPAGSVLASMRDMQANLIRLISEVRTASGNVATGAGEIASGNQDLSSRTEQQAASLQETASSMEQLTSTVRLNADNAQQASGLANNASEVAQRGSTAVGLMVDTMTDISASSAKIAEITGIIEGIAFQTNILALNAAVEAARAGEQGRGFAVVASEVRSLAQRSSSAAKEIRELISQSVQKIQDGSHIANNAGDTMSQVTHAISRVTDIMGEIAAASSEQSRGIEQVNLAITQMDEVTQQNAALVEQAAAASKSLEEQGNRLAEAVSLFRLDTRTAGA